Proteins from a genomic interval of Sulfitobacter sp. D7:
- the pcaF gene encoding 3-oxoadipyl-CoA thiolase, producing MIDVYICDYIRTPIGRYGGALSSVRADDLGAVPLRALVERNPSLDPAVIDEVIFGCANQAGEDNRNVARMSLLLAGYPETVPGTTMNRLCGSGMDAVITAARAIKAGEAEVIVAGGVESMSRAPFVMPKAETAFSRNNEVFDTTIGWRFVNKMMKAQYGVDSMPETAENVAEDFDVTRADQDAFALRSQQKAGAAIASGRLAQEIVPVSIPQRRGDPILVSEDEHPRPSTTLEALQKLKSFVKADGTVTAGNASGVNDGAAALILATKEAAEKHGLTPIAKVLGGATAGVAPRIMGFGPAPASKKLMARLGLKQEDFSVIELNEAFASQGLATLRDLGIADDDPRVNPNGGAISLGHPLGMSGARITGTAMLELKPGEKSLSTMCIGVGQGIAIALEAV from the coding sequence ATGATCGACGTCTATATCTGTGATTACATCCGCACCCCCATTGGCCGATATGGCGGGGCGCTGTCCTCTGTCCGGGCCGATGATCTGGGCGCTGTACCCCTCAGGGCGCTGGTCGAACGCAACCCCTCTTTGGACCCTGCGGTAATCGATGAAGTCATCTTTGGCTGCGCCAATCAGGCAGGCGAGGACAACCGTAACGTCGCGCGCATGTCACTGTTGTTGGCGGGCTACCCTGAGACCGTCCCCGGCACCACGATGAACCGGCTCTGCGGATCTGGTATGGATGCGGTGATCACCGCGGCGCGGGCGATCAAGGCCGGAGAGGCCGAAGTGATCGTTGCAGGCGGGGTTGAGAGCATGTCGCGCGCACCTTTCGTAATGCCTAAGGCTGAAACCGCCTTTTCACGGAACAACGAGGTTTTTGACACCACCATCGGCTGGCGTTTCGTCAACAAGATGATGAAGGCGCAATACGGCGTCGATTCAATGCCCGAAACCGCGGAGAACGTGGCGGAGGATTTTGACGTTACCCGTGCAGATCAAGATGCCTTCGCCCTCCGGTCCCAGCAAAAAGCAGGCGCTGCCATAGCAAGCGGGCGTCTGGCGCAAGAGATCGTGCCTGTCTCTATCCCACAGCGCCGGGGTGATCCTATCCTTGTGTCAGAAGATGAACATCCCCGCCCTTCGACCACCTTGGAAGCGCTACAAAAGCTTAAATCCTTTGTCAAAGCGGATGGTACGGTGACGGCAGGCAATGCCTCCGGCGTCAATGATGGTGCGGCGGCATTGATCCTCGCCACGAAAGAAGCCGCAGAGAAACATGGGCTGACCCCTATTGCCAAAGTCCTCGGCGGCGCGACGGCCGGAGTCGCACCGCGTATCATGGGCTTTGGTCCTGCGCCTGCGTCCAAAAAGCTGATGGCGCGGCTCGGGCTGAAGCAAGAGGATTTCAGTGTCATCGAACTGAACGAGGCTTTCGCGTCTCAGGGCCTTGCCACCTTACGTGATTTGGGCATCGCAGACGACGATCCACGGGTGAACCCCAACGGCGGCGCAATCAGTCTTGGACATCCGCTTGGCATGTCAGGGGCCAGGATCACCGGCACAGCCATGCTGGAGTTGAAACCTGGAGAGAAGTCCCTTTCTACAATGTGTATCGGCGTTGGCCAAGGGATCGCCATCGCATTGGAGGCCGTCTGA
- a CDS encoding 3-oxoacid CoA-transferase subunit B — protein sequence MQDKLSNAQIAWRAAQDIEDGSYVNLGIGFPEMIAKFQPEGRDVTYHTENGVLGFGQAPKEGKEDWDLINAGKKPITLKPGAAFFHHADSFAMVRGGHLDLAVLGAYQVAQNGDLANWRVGTKGVPAVGGAMDLVHGAKRVAVVTDHVTKDGGPKLVERCTFPLTGLGCVTQVYTSLAVIDIKGGRFILREKVPGLSMDALQAVTGATLHIEGDVADLIVPEELA from the coding sequence ATGCAAGACAAGCTCTCGAACGCGCAGATCGCATGGCGCGCGGCGCAGGACATCGAAGACGGATCTTACGTTAACCTCGGCATCGGCTTCCCCGAGATGATCGCCAAATTCCAGCCCGAAGGCCGCGATGTGACCTATCACACCGAAAACGGGGTACTGGGTTTCGGTCAGGCTCCGAAAGAGGGTAAAGAGGATTGGGATCTGATCAATGCCGGCAAAAAGCCCATCACGCTCAAGCCCGGTGCCGCGTTTTTCCACCATGCCGACAGTTTCGCGATGGTGCGCGGCGGGCATCTCGATCTCGCCGTACTGGGGGCCTATCAGGTTGCTCAGAATGGCGACCTAGCGAATTGGCGCGTCGGCACCAAGGGTGTGCCTGCCGTGGGCGGCGCGATGGACCTTGTGCATGGCGCTAAACGGGTGGCCGTGGTCACCGATCATGTCACCAAGGATGGCGGCCCGAAACTGGTCGAACGCTGCACCTTCCCGCTCACTGGCTTGGGATGTGTCACCCAAGTCTATACCTCGCTCGCGGTGATCGACATCAAGGGCGGCAGGTTCATCCTGCGGGAGAAAGTGCCGGGGCTCAGCATGGACGCTCTACAGGCCGTCACCGGGGCCACGTTGCACATTGAAGGCGATGTTGCCGATCTTATCGTACCGGAGGAACTGGCATGA